One Polaribacter sp. KT25b DNA segment encodes these proteins:
- a CDS encoding sulfatase: MKSIKKVVFSLCIIFTITSCKKSSEAAAQKQVKNERPNIIWIMAEDMSTDLETYGMPDVKTPFLNKMADEGIRFDNTFVTNPICSPSRSAMMVGTHQIKTNSHNHRSNRDVPLDPQFKPFTKLLRDAGYTTILGNHSVMKKGRKTDVNFKSKPIGNWDGKTEFGLFDKYDTFEKEDQPFFAQIQLVVTHRGDWWNEVREKSKHPVNPKTVTLPPYLADNPAIRLDWAKYLDQIEYMDNEIGMIFKELEDKGMADNTIVIFIGDNGRSNIRGKGYLQDTGLRIPFIIYYPKQFKGGQVRKDVVSSTDITASIIDFAGIEVPDYMTGKPIFNKNFNREFVYGARDLWDEITEKSRAITSREWSYIRNDMPQVPYDAQQAYLEFYRPAVHIMRQLYKEGKLNENQKPFFEPTKPKEELYNLAEDPNQLHNLAYNSNYTDVLENLRAKTLAFDKEMAPVSNIYHPTKVPGQPFVKWFRNTQPKAYQQMKEGVEVGYKKYSVMYKKQLKK, from the coding sequence ATGAAATCAATAAAAAAGGTAGTTTTTAGTTTGTGCATTATTTTTACAATAACATCATGTAAAAAATCATCAGAAGCAGCTGCTCAAAAACAAGTAAAAAATGAGCGTCCGAATATTATTTGGATTATGGCAGAAGATATGAGTACTGATTTAGAAACCTATGGAATGCCAGATGTTAAAACTCCTTTTCTAAATAAAATGGCAGATGAAGGAATTCGTTTTGACAATACGTTTGTTACAAACCCAATTTGCTCACCAAGTAGATCTGCAATGATGGTTGGTACTCATCAAATTAAAACAAATTCTCACAACCATAGAAGCAACAGAGATGTGCCTTTAGACCCTCAATTTAAACCGTTTACAAAATTATTAAGAGATGCAGGTTACACTACTATTTTAGGAAACCATAGTGTAATGAAAAAAGGTAGAAAAACAGATGTTAATTTTAAAAGTAAACCTATTGGTAATTGGGATGGAAAAACAGAATTTGGTTTGTTTGATAAGTATGATACTTTTGAAAAAGAAGATCAACCATTTTTTGCACAAATCCAGTTAGTTGTTACTCATAGAGGCGATTGGTGGAACGAAGTAAGAGAAAAATCGAAACATCCAGTAAATCCTAAAACTGTAACGTTACCACCTTATTTAGCAGATAATCCTGCAATTCGTTTAGATTGGGCTAAATATTTAGATCAAATTGAATATATGGATAATGAAATAGGAATGATTTTTAAAGAATTAGAAGACAAAGGAATGGCAGATAATACAATCGTTATTTTTATTGGTGATAATGGTCGTAGTAATATTCGTGGAAAAGGTTATTTACAAGATACAGGATTAAGAATTCCGTTTATTATTTATTATCCTAAACAATTTAAAGGAGGTCAAGTTAGAAAAGACGTTGTAAGCTCAACAGATATTACAGCTTCTATTATAGATTTTGCCGGAATTGAAGTTCCTGACTACATGACAGGAAAACCAATTTTTAACAAAAATTTTAATAGAGAATTTGTGTATGGAGCAAGAGATTTATGGGATGAAATTACAGAAAAATCAAGAGCAATAACTTCTCGAGAATGGTCTTATATTAGAAATGACATGCCACAAGTTCCTTATGATGCACAACAAGCTTATTTAGAATTTTACAGACCTGCTGTACATATAATGAGACAATTATACAAAGAAGGAAAATTAAATGAAAATCAAAAACCATTTTTTGAGCCAACAAAACCTAAAGAAGAATTGTACAATTTAGCAGAAGATCCTAATCAACTACATAATTTAGCTTACAACTCTAACTACACGGACGTCTTAGAAAACTTACGTGCTAAAACGTTAGCTTTTGATAAAGAAATGGCACCTGTTAGCAACATTTATCACCCAACAAAAGTTCCTGGTCAACCATTTGTAAAATGGTTTAGAAACACACAACCAAAAGCTTATCAACAAATGAAAGAAGGTGTTGAGGTTGGTTATAAAAAATATTCTGTAATGTATAAAAAACAGTTAAAAAAATAA
- a CDS encoding arylsulfatase — MKLFKTLFIALFLMSFCTIAQKNKQKNSIQKRPNIVFLLADDMGYGELGTYGQKEIKTPFLDSLATVGIRFKDFYSGTSVCSPSRAVLMTGLHTGHVNIRGNKGEINGKWDRVPLKKSEKTLGEMLQNAGYQTAMIGKWHLGLPEDTSTWAKGRGFDYAVQEQWGKDVNGKEIDERVHWVNNNQDSIFYNYNKHKCLDEFRTNFALDYLDKKADDKPFFLYMSYRTPHAHEYFLSKTDLYIDKLQEWPEIERRHAARITMLDAQIKRLFKKLKKSGELENTLIIFTSDNGPTNENYHSYKFFNSSGDLKGFKRDVYEGGVRVPMFAYWKGKIKEGRTTNHQAAFYDIMPTLAEVATTNSPNKTDGISILPELLGKENQQKHKFLYFEIQEGKGVKGFKQAIRFGNWKAVRMYDNYHTELYDLSTDLYEKNDISNQHPELVKKANKILKRESVKNPHFPYSGGVFK; from the coding sequence ATGAAATTATTTAAAACATTATTTATTGCATTATTTTTAATGAGCTTTTGTACAATCGCTCAAAAAAACAAACAAAAAAATAGTATCCAAAAAAGACCAAATATCGTTTTTTTATTAGCTGATGATATGGGCTATGGAGAATTAGGTACTTACGGGCAAAAAGAAATTAAAACGCCGTTTTTAGATTCTTTAGCTACAGTTGGTATTCGTTTTAAAGATTTTTATTCTGGTACATCTGTTTGCTCTCCTTCAAGAGCAGTTTTAATGACAGGTTTACACACGGGTCATGTAAATATTCGTGGAAATAAAGGTGAAATAAATGGTAAATGGGATAGAGTTCCTTTAAAAAAATCTGAAAAAACATTGGGAGAAATGTTACAAAATGCAGGTTACCAAACCGCAATGATTGGTAAATGGCATTTAGGTTTGCCAGAAGACACTTCTACTTGGGCTAAAGGGCGTGGTTTTGATTATGCTGTACAAGAACAATGGGGAAAAGATGTAAATGGTAAAGAAATAGACGAACGCGTACATTGGGTTAACAATAATCAAGATTCTATTTTTTACAATTATAATAAACACAAATGTTTAGACGAATTTAGAACTAATTTTGCTTTAGATTATTTAGATAAAAAAGCGGATGATAAACCGTTCTTTTTATACATGTCTTACAGAACACCTCATGCACATGAATATTTTTTAAGTAAAACAGATTTATATATTGATAAATTGCAAGAATGGCCAGAAATAGAAAGACGCCATGCAGCAAGAATTACTATGTTAGATGCTCAAATTAAAAGATTATTTAAAAAATTAAAAAAATCGGGAGAGTTAGAAAATACTTTAATTATTTTTACTAGTGATAATGGCCCAACAAACGAAAATTATCATAGTTATAAGTTTTTTAATAGCTCTGGAGATTTAAAAGGTTTTAAAAGAGATGTTTATGAAGGTGGAGTTAGAGTACCAATGTTTGCATATTGGAAAGGTAAAATTAAAGAAGGTAGAACTACAAATCATCAGGCTGCTTTTTATGACATAATGCCAACTTTAGCCGAAGTTGCTACAACAAATTCACCAAATAAAACAGATGGAATTTCTATTCTACCAGAATTATTAGGAAAAGAAAATCAGCAAAAACATAAATTTCTATATTTCGAAATTCAAGAAGGAAAAGGTGTAAAAGGCTTTAAACAAGCAATACGCTTTGGAAACTGGAAAGCTGTAAGAATGTATGATAATTATCACACAGAATTATATGATTTATCTACAGATCTATATGAAAAAAATGATATTTCTAACCAACATCCAGAATTGGTAAAAAAAGCAAATAAAATATTAAAAAGAGAGAGTGTAAAAAACCCACATTTCCCATATTCTGGAGGAGTTTTTAAATAA
- a CDS encoding glycoside hydrolase family 2 TIM barrel-domain containing protein, whose protein sequence is MNKLHAIIVFLFVIFSQISFSQNDWENELMFEQNKLRSRVPSYSFINHSDALERNRDKARMQSLNGTWKFNFVEKSQNRPTDFIKKDFNDANWNDILVPSNWELQGFGQPIYTNIIYPFTPNIKNGGKRNFNYMGPNPPQFPFIEKYRDNPVGSYYRDFTIPTEWKNLSVILHFGGISSAFYVWVNGKKVGYSQGSRLAAEFDITEFLSKGKNRIAVQVFRWSDGSYLEDQDMWRLSGIHREVLLLAQPKIALNDFFVRTKFDDKLENAKIEVRPHLWIKANEDNLKGYTISADLYDAENKKVVDKSMSCAIEDVFFERWPQRDITKFAFLETIIKNPIKWSSENPYLYTLVFDVKDPSGKILESRSQKVGFRQVRFSKENELLINGKVTKIKGVNRHDHHPIRGKALTRKDLEDDVKLLKKFNFNAVRTSHYPNDPYFYDLCDTYGIYVMDEANVETHHLGSYAPQQPSLAIPILSRVMRMIDRDKNHASIISWSMGNEAGTGPAFAAAASWAKDYDSSRFIHYEGAQGDPTHPAYKEGDEGQKMFRGPAHANPTDPKYVDVLSRMYPEIYQLKAMSESKYINRPIIMCEYAHAMGNSIGGLGEYWDLINSKKNLIGGFIWDIKDQGLVKKDKNGKDFFAYGGDFGDYPNAGNFCINGVFSADGKPNPHAWEVKYIHQPFNFKAVDIKNGEVLAINHLNKTNLNEYDVRWTLSENGKEIQSGFLQNIDVRASSSSALNIPFKKVRFKDENEYWLKISVQEKQATFWAAKGYEVAKEQLLVREKLSENNYSSTSKSKLQVIENTADVVIKTRKYRAKVSKKSGELTSFIKNGKEQILSPLKPNFFRPPIDNDLRGASSKDFKKSRGYWEFLNEQLEIKSVKVITDKTNETRVIVKKNYKDEVKLNLVYTFLSDGRIVVKMDLDAEESLPGLVKFGVTLGVSKDYNTTTFYGKGPNENYIDRKRGTEVDEFTFKTDDLFTNYVFPQENGNRSDVRWLQLSENRNNNLRIEGASTFGFSIWPYSAENIQKAKHPFDLKKQDFYTLNLHLIQMSVNGTLSETLPQFVIPSGKYEFEFILN, encoded by the coding sequence ATGAACAAACTACATGCAATCATTGTCTTTTTATTTGTGATATTTTCCCAGATTTCTTTTTCTCAAAACGATTGGGAAAACGAATTGATGTTTGAGCAAAACAAATTAAGATCAAGAGTACCAAGTTATTCTTTTATCAATCATTCAGATGCTTTAGAAAGAAATAGAGACAAAGCCAGAATGCAATCTTTAAACGGAACATGGAAATTCAATTTTGTAGAAAAATCACAAAACAGACCAACAGATTTTATCAAAAAAGATTTTAATGATGCAAATTGGAATGATATTCTAGTTCCTTCAAACTGGGAATTGCAAGGTTTTGGACAACCGATTTACACAAACATAATTTATCCTTTTACTCCAAATATTAAAAACGGAGGAAAAAGGAACTTTAATTATATGGGACCAAATCCTCCTCAGTTTCCGTTTATAGAAAAATATAGAGACAATCCTGTTGGTAGTTATTATAGAGATTTTACAATTCCTACAGAATGGAAAAATCTATCTGTAATTTTACATTTTGGTGGTATTTCTTCGGCGTTTTATGTTTGGGTAAATGGCAAAAAAGTTGGCTACAGCCAAGGAAGTAGATTGGCAGCAGAATTTGATATTACAGAGTTTTTATCTAAAGGAAAAAATAGAATTGCAGTTCAGGTTTTTAGATGGAGTGATGGTAGCTATCTAGAAGACCAAGACATGTGGCGTTTAAGCGGTATTCATAGAGAAGTACTGCTTTTAGCACAACCAAAAATTGCCTTAAACGACTTTTTTGTGAGAACAAAATTCGATGATAAATTAGAAAATGCAAAAATAGAAGTTCGTCCGCATTTATGGATAAAAGCAAATGAAGATAACTTAAAAGGATATACTATTTCTGCAGATTTATATGATGCTGAAAATAAAAAAGTAGTAGATAAATCAATGTCTTGTGCTATTGAAGATGTATTTTTTGAAAGATGGCCACAAAGAGATATTACGAAATTTGCATTTTTAGAAACAATAATTAAAAATCCAATAAAATGGTCATCAGAAAACCCATATTTGTACACATTGGTTTTTGATGTAAAAGATCCTTCAGGAAAAATCTTGGAATCTAGAAGTCAGAAAGTTGGTTTTAGACAAGTTCGTTTTAGTAAAGAAAATGAGTTGCTTATTAATGGAAAAGTAACAAAAATAAAAGGGGTAAACAGACACGATCATCATCCAATTAGAGGAAAAGCCTTGACTAGAAAAGATTTAGAAGATGATGTAAAATTGTTAAAGAAATTTAATTTTAATGCAGTAAGAACATCACATTATCCTAATGATCCTTATTTCTATGATTTATGTGATACATACGGAATTTATGTAATGGATGAAGCTAATGTAGAAACACATCATTTAGGAAGTTACGCACCACAACAACCAAGTTTGGCAATTCCTATTTTAAGTAGAGTAATGAGAATGATTGATAGAGATAAAAACCACGCATCTATAATTTCTTGGTCTATGGGTAATGAAGCAGGAACAGGACCTGCTTTTGCAGCAGCAGCAAGTTGGGCAAAAGATTATGATTCATCAAGATTTATACATTATGAAGGAGCGCAAGGAGACCCAACTCATCCAGCATATAAAGAAGGTGATGAAGGACAAAAAATGTTTAGAGGACCAGCTCATGCAAACCCAACAGACCCAAAGTATGTAGATGTATTAAGTAGAATGTATCCAGAGATTTATCAGCTAAAAGCAATGTCTGAAAGCAAATATATAAACAGACCAATAATTATGTGTGAATATGCACATGCCATGGGAAATTCTATTGGAGGATTAGGCGAATATTGGGATTTAATCAATTCTAAAAAGAATTTAATTGGTGGTTTTATTTGGGATATTAAAGATCAAGGTTTGGTTAAAAAAGATAAAAACGGGAAAGACTTTTTTGCTTATGGAGGCGATTTTGGTGATTATCCGAATGCAGGAAATTTCTGTATAAATGGTGTTTTTTCTGCAGATGGAAAGCCAAACCCACATGCTTGGGAAGTAAAATATATTCATCAACCTTTTAATTTTAAAGCTGTTGATATTAAAAACGGAGAAGTTTTAGCTATCAATCATTTAAATAAAACCAATTTAAATGAATACGATGTAAGATGGACATTGTCTGAAAATGGAAAGGAAATTCAATCTGGATTTTTACAAAATATTGATGTAAGGGCAAGTTCATCATCAGCATTAAATATTCCGTTTAAAAAAGTGCGTTTTAAAGATGAAAACGAATATTGGTTAAAAATATCTGTGCAAGAAAAACAAGCTACTTTTTGGGCGGCAAAAGGATATGAAGTAGCTAAAGAACAGTTGTTAGTTAGAGAAAAATTATCTGAGAACAACTATAGTTCGACATCTAAATCTAAACTTCAAGTAATTGAAAACACTGCTGATGTAGTTATTAAAACTAGAAAATACAGAGCTAAAGTTTCTAAAAAATCAGGAGAATTAACTTCATTTATTAAAAACGGAAAAGAACAAATTTTATCTCCATTAAAGCCTAACTTTTTTAGACCACCAATAGATAATGATTTGCGTGGCGCAAGTAGTAAAGATTTTAAAAAGTCTAGAGGCTATTGGGAGTTTTTAAATGAACAGTTAGAAATAAAATCGGTAAAAGTAATTACAGACAAAACCAACGAGACCAGAGTTATTGTTAAGAAAAATTATAAAGATGAGGTAAAACTTAATTTGGTTTATACTTTTTTAAGCGATGGTAGAATTGTTGTAAAAATGGATTTAGATGCAGAAGAAAGTTTACCAGGTTTGGTAAAATTTGGAGTTACTTTAGGAGTTTCTAAAGACTATAATACAACTACTTTCTATGGCAAAGGACCTAATGAAAATTACATTGACAGAAAAAGAGGTACAGAGGTAGATGAATTTACTTTTAAAACGGATGACTTATTTACAAACTATGTTTTTCCGCAAGAAAACGGAAATAGGTCTGATGTACGTTGGTTGCAATTATCAGAGAATAGAAATAATAATTTAAGAATTGAAGGAGCTTCTACTTTTGGGTTTTCTATTTGGCCATATTCGGCAGAAAACATTCAAAAAGCAAAACATCCCTTCGATTTAAAAAAGCAAGATTTTTATACACTGAATTTACATTTAATTCAAATGAGTGTAAATGGAACTTTATCAGAAACATTACCTCAATTTGTAATTCCTTCTGGCAAATATGAGTTTGAATTTATTTTGAACTAA
- a CDS encoding right-handed parallel beta-helix repeat-containing protein → MENFRTNFIKTLSLTLLLLFTISCKSQIKKGEVVTFKTNIKDDATATVLKRILDANKNPISEIKFEKGTYHFYPDKGLEKFAYISNHCDLMVNTPFPLENFKNLTINGQGSNFIFHGVMIPFFIENSENITVKNLSIDWSETFHSEGLIVANDEKNKTFDMQISNEYPYEIRDEQIYFIKEYYEHSLGQSILYDPIRKAIAFNTEKYTNITNVKKNKVSNGVKKINYKYTYDERAPEYKNIGRESKTRVEELKPGLVRINGHSKKLPPIGMILTMKGEQGFNRVSPAFRVNHTKGFNGTNVTIFHAGGMGIIAENSSDLVLDNFNITPSKGRMVSTTADATHFVGCSGKVILKNSTFENQLDDALNVHGTYQKIEDILGNDKIGVRMMHHQQKGFVIGQPNETLGLVRLEDSFFSYANLTIKNIEYINSRYQIITFNEKLPSALKIGDLIENLDGYPELLVQNCKIQNNRARGLLISNPKTTLIENNFFSTEMEAILIPVESGHWFESGNAANVIIRNNVFQDNQHSGFNRGVIRFATDDDNKNIAFKNIEISNNTFNQFDNLILQITNTNGLKFTGNTITNSGTFPQLYPENSAITIKASKNIIFKNNIYKGKSTKIIETDNEKQSTFN, encoded by the coding sequence ATGGAAAATTTTAGAACTAATTTCATTAAAACCTTAAGCTTAACACTCTTATTGTTATTTACTATTTCTTGTAAATCTCAAATAAAAAAAGGAGAAGTTGTTACTTTTAAAACTAACATAAAAGACGATGCTACTGCAACTGTTTTAAAAAGAATATTAGATGCTAATAAAAACCCAATATCAGAAATAAAATTTGAAAAAGGAACTTATCATTTTTATCCAGATAAAGGTCTTGAAAAATTTGCATATATCTCTAATCATTGCGATTTAATGGTAAATACGCCTTTCCCTTTAGAAAATTTTAAAAATTTAACGATTAATGGGCAAGGTTCTAACTTTATTTTTCACGGAGTTATGATTCCTTTTTTTATTGAAAATAGCGAAAATATTACTGTAAAAAATCTTTCTATAGATTGGAGTGAAACTTTTCATAGCGAAGGTTTAATCGTTGCAAATGATGAAAAAAACAAAACTTTCGATATGCAAATTTCTAATGAATATCCTTATGAAATTAGAGACGAGCAAATTTATTTTATCAAAGAATATTATGAGCATTCTTTAGGTCAATCCATTTTATATGATCCAATAAGAAAAGCTATTGCTTTTAACACAGAAAAATATACAAATATTACAAATGTTAAAAAAAACAAAGTAAGTAATGGCGTTAAAAAAATTAACTATAAATATACTTATGATGAAAGAGCGCCAGAATATAAAAACATTGGTAGAGAATCTAAAACTAGAGTTGAAGAATTAAAACCAGGTTTGGTAAGAATTAATGGTCACTCAAAAAAACTGCCTCCTATAGGAATGATTCTTACCATGAAAGGAGAACAAGGTTTTAACAGAGTTTCGCCAGCTTTTAGAGTTAATCACACAAAAGGATTTAATGGTACCAATGTTACTATTTTTCATGCTGGTGGAATGGGAATTATTGCTGAAAACTCTTCGGATTTAGTTTTAGATAATTTTAATATTACGCCATCAAAAGGCAGAATGGTTTCTACAACTGCAGATGCTACTCACTTTGTTGGTTGCAGCGGAAAAGTAATTTTAAAGAATTCTACTTTCGAAAACCAATTAGACGATGCTTTAAATGTACACGGAACTTATCAAAAAATTGAAGATATTTTAGGCAATGATAAAATTGGTGTTAGAATGATGCATCATCAGCAAAAAGGATTTGTAATTGGGCAGCCAAATGAAACTCTTGGTTTGGTAAGATTAGAAGATTCTTTTTTCTCGTATGCAAATTTAACAATCAAAAATATTGAGTATATAAATAGTAGATATCAAATAATTACTTTTAATGAAAAATTACCTTCTGCTTTAAAAATTGGCGATTTAATTGAAAACTTAGATGGTTATCCAGAATTGTTAGTTCAGAATTGTAAAATTCAAAATAACAGAGCTAGAGGTTTATTAATTTCTAATCCTAAAACTACTTTAATAGAAAACAACTTTTTTAGTACAGAAATGGAAGCAATTTTAATTCCTGTAGAAAGTGGTCATTGGTTTGAGTCTGGTAATGCAGCAAATGTAATTATTAGAAATAATGTTTTTCAAGACAATCAACATAGTGGTTTTAATAGAGGTGTAATTCGTTTTGCAACAGACGATGATAATAAAAATATTGCATTTAAAAATATAGAAATAAGCAATAATACTTTTAATCAGTTTGATAATTTAATTCTTCAAATAACAAATACAAATGGATTAAAATTTACTGGTAATACAATTACAAATTCAGGAACTTTTCCTCAATTATATCCAGAAAATTCAGCTATAACTATAAAAGCATCAAAAAACATCATTTTTAAAAATAATATTTATAAAGGAAAATCAACCAAAATAATAGAAACAGATAATGAAAAACAATCCACATTTAATTAA
- a CDS encoding glycoside hydrolase family 2 TIM barrel-domain containing protein, whose product MKIKFKNIIKYTFLLLISFNLISCSVTNYEKKINFNQDWKFTKLNETTISDETFSKPNFDITSWESVNLPHTTNIEPQIVNDQWQGVAWYRKNFDVPVNPVTKKVFLELEAAMNFSKIWINGMLVSEHNGGYLPIKVDITKYVHKGNDNLIAIRLDNTDNKITGPKPLKRLDFNMYGGLYRNAWLSFSDKVYISDAVLAKKVAGGGIFITFPKVSKAISKVAIKTHIINEEKEAKEIKVVSSIFYDGKLIQEKTSNKKIIAASDVEINELFTISNANLWSPKNPNLYHLETKVFINDTEIDAKTTRFGIREFTFDAQNQLYINGKKTFLRGVNRHQDYPFIGYALSDNAQYRDAKKIKDGGFNYIRLSHYPQSPAFLDACDELGIVVIDAIMGWQFYNDTDAFREYCYRSASELIRRDRNRPSVLAWEVSLNETKMPIFFMEELNKIVHAEYPGKNVYSCGWMDDVYDIYLQARQHRILHPHELKDKPYSVSEYGDWEYYSKNAGLNQDNLPNGLRDELSSRQLRAFGEKRLLQQAFNLQESHNDNLNTVAYSDSYWVMYDYNRGYHPDIESSGVMDIFRLPKFGYYFYQSQKDVNEENVLKIATYWDKNSPLNVKVFSNAEEVKLFLNDKLIASQKPDVGKNTNKLNHPPFTFNISSFEAGSLKAVGFINGKQVSEEVVKTPKTVTKLKIWIDESGKKPQAGVNDVLFCYIAAVDENGTVNPYFTDEIIVTINGDAKIMNPEIIKAEAGIATALIKVGKSTDISISAKSEMLKSDNFNIK is encoded by the coding sequence ATGAAAATAAAATTTAAAAATATAATTAAGTACACGTTTTTACTTTTAATTTCTTTTAATTTAATTTCTTGTTCAGTTACAAATTATGAGAAAAAAATAAATTTTAATCAAGATTGGAAGTTTACAAAACTAAATGAAACAACAATTTCTGATGAAACTTTTAGTAAACCAAATTTCGACATAACTTCTTGGGAATCTGTAAACTTACCTCACACAACGAACATAGAACCACAAATTGTTAACGACCAATGGCAAGGAGTTGCTTGGTACAGAAAAAATTTTGATGTTCCCGTAAATCCTGTAACAAAAAAAGTTTTTTTAGAACTAGAAGCTGCCATGAATTTTTCTAAAATTTGGATTAACGGAATGTTGGTTTCTGAGCATAACGGAGGTTATTTACCTATAAAAGTAGACATTACAAAATATGTTCATAAAGGAAACGATAATTTAATTGCTATTAGATTAGACAATACCGATAATAAGATTACGGGGCCAAAACCATTAAAAAGATTAGATTTTAATATGTATGGTGGTTTATACAGAAATGCTTGGTTAAGTTTTTCTGATAAAGTTTATATTTCTGATGCGGTATTAGCAAAAAAAGTTGCTGGAGGAGGAATTTTTATAACTTTTCCTAAAGTTTCTAAAGCTATTTCTAAAGTTGCTATAAAAACTCACATAATTAATGAAGAAAAAGAAGCTAAAGAAATTAAAGTAGTTTCTAGTATTTTTTATGATGGAAAATTGATACAAGAAAAAACATCAAACAAAAAAATAATAGCAGCATCTGATGTTGAAATTAACGAATTATTTACTATAAGTAATGCAAACCTATGGTCGCCAAAAAACCCTAATTTATATCATTTAGAAACAAAGGTTTTTATTAATGATACAGAAATTGATGCAAAAACTACAAGGTTCGGAATTAGAGAATTCACTTTTGATGCACAAAATCAATTATATATCAACGGAAAAAAAACATTTTTACGTGGTGTAAATCGTCATCAAGATTATCCTTTTATTGGTTACGCTTTATCTGATAATGCACAATATAGAGATGCCAAAAAAATTAAAGATGGTGGTTTTAATTATATCAGATTATCTCATTACCCACAATCTCCAGCTTTTTTAGATGCCTGTGACGAGTTAGGAATTGTAGTTATTGATGCAATTATGGGGTGGCAATTTTATAATGATACAGATGCATTTAGAGAATATTGTTACCGTTCTGCATCAGAATTAATTAGAAGAGATAGAAATAGACCTTCTGTTTTAGCTTGGGAAGTTTCTTTAAATGAGACCAAAATGCCAATCTTTTTTATGGAAGAATTAAACAAAATTGTACATGCAGAATATCCTGGAAAAAACGTTTATTCTTGTGGTTGGATGGATGATGTGTACGACATTTATCTACAAGCTCGTCAGCATAGAATTTTACATCCGCATGAATTAAAAGATAAACCATATTCAGTTTCAGAATATGGAGATTGGGAATATTATTCTAAAAACGCTGGTTTAAATCAAGATAATTTACCAAACGGATTAAGAGACGAACTAAGCAGTCGTCAATTAAGAGCTTTTGGAGAAAAAAGATTATTACAACAAGCTTTTAATTTACAAGAATCTCATAACGACAATTTAAATACAGTTGCTTATTCTGATAGTTATTGGGTAATGTACGATTACAACAGAGGTTATCACCCAGATATTGAATCTTCTGGTGTGATGGATATTTTTAGATTGCCAAAATTTGGATATTATTTTTACCAAAGTCAGAAAGATGTTAATGAAGAAAATGTTTTAAAAATTGCTACCTATTGGGATAAAAATTCGCCTTTAAATGTAAAAGTCTTCTCTAATGCAGAAGAAGTTAAATTGTTTTTAAATGATAAATTAATTGCCTCTCAAAAACCAGATGTAGGTAAGAATACTAACAAATTAAACCATCCGCCATTTACATTTAATATTTCTTCTTTTGAAGCCGGATCTTTAAAAGCTGTTGGTTTTATTAACGGAAAACAAGTTTCTGAAGAAGTTGTTAAAACACCAAAAACTGTAACAAAACTTAAAATTTGGATTGATGAAAGCGGTAAAAAACCACAAGCAGGAGTTAATGATGTACTTTTTTGTTATATAGCAGCTGTTGATGAAAATGGTACAGTAAATCCATATTTTACTGATGAAATAATAGTTACCATAAATGGTGATGCAAAAATTATGAATCCAGAAATTATAAAAGCAGAAGCTGGTATTGCAACTGCACTTATTAAGGTTGGTAAATCTACAGATATTTCTATTTCAGCGAAATCAGAAATGTTAAAATCTGATAATTTTAACATTAAATAA